In Cervus canadensis isolate Bull #8, Minnesota chromosome 7, ASM1932006v1, whole genome shotgun sequence, the DNA window AATAAGCATTTCTTCAAAGAGTGAGGTGTGGCTTACTCTGAATTTATTTCAGCCTGCTAAAGGAAAACACCGTTTTCCTATTtgtaaaaaaatttcaaaaccagCAGACAATAACATTCTCTCTGAATTTATATACTGAATAGTCTGTCATGACAATTACCAAGTACAGGAATATGATACCTGAGAAAGTAAGTTAAATGTGACATATGTCTACCTGCTAAACTAAGATATTATCTCTGCAGGGTTACCAACTATAATAGCAAGAAAAAACATATGTACATCAACTTCAGAAATCTCTAAATAGAAACCAGGGAAACACAGTAAGCAAAGGAACAAGGGCCCTCTCTCCAACATTATCATCTACAAACTTCAAATGATTTAAAATACAACCTTTAGGTAAAAGGTTACACCACAACAGATCAGTGTCTACAGATGCTTTTCCTTTATCCTATCTCATAGCCTGGAAAGTAATAAAACTAGCCCTGGAAATATCCAAGCGCtggttttggagtcagaaagCCTGAATCTGACCCTATGCCTTGTTTCACTTAATAGCTATGTGATTCAAatcctcagagcctcagtttccttaatccattaaaaaggggagaaaaacagTCACTACAATTGCtgaaaagatgaaatgagattATGTATACATAGGCTCCAAAACAATTAAGCCTGGTCTGTGTTTAACACAGGGTTATGATTTCtaaatatgttatataaaaaTCAACTTTTGGTAGAGTATATTAACATATACCAAATACTTTACCATTATTAAGGTACTATTGGGGCAAACAAAATAGTTAAGGCAAGCAGAATACATAAACCTGGAACCAGGTATATACCAAGTTATTTAGTCCATTCCATTGGAGAATTCTACCTCTGAGATTCACATCTTCCCCAGATTTCCTTATACACAACTTTATGAcaagattttaattaaaaatacaataatcaCTATAAAAGGGTATTGAAATGGTCCCAAGATACATACTACTTAAACAATAAAAGCTTCAAGAAACATCTTTAACAGCAATCACAAACTTAAATGTTAAAATCTCAATTTCTTTCTGTGACATTTAAGCCCTTCACTCTGGTTACTGTCAAATTAATCACATCATGTTCCACATCTGACAGTCTCACTCTTCCACATTGTTACACAAAACTGCCCTCCTACTTGGAAAATCATCCGCTTCTTTCATCAGTGACCCAATCTGAATGACTCTTAAGATTCAGTTCAAGAGTTAGCTTCCATAGAATGCAAAAGTAATAATGGGTTGCTTCTGAGGACAGAAATTTGGTAGAATGACAGAGGTGGCAGAAAGGCTTTCAATTTATACTtgcatattttgaattttgaactaTGTAAACATATTACCTATGCAGAGAATAATTTAAACAGAAATCAGTCTAACTATTCCCGCCCTACACAAATCTGACTTGATGTCCTAAATTGTTCACATTAATAACTTAACTGTTCCATCACAGCCTACAATGAAGTATACAATTGGTAATTGTTTCCATAAATTCTGAGATCTTAAAGGAGAAGGTAAGTCTTATTTCTGTATCCCAGTACGTACTACTCAAAGAACGCAGAGAAAGTTGAATGATTGACATATTGCCACTTCAAATGTTTTCCTGGGCATTCAACCTGCTTACAGAGTATTtgtaaacttcatttttttgtcACACATTAGTCTAAGGGCAGGAAAAGGGTTTTACCGAGAGAAGGGTTTAAGTTAGCAGCTCTCTCATGTATAGACTTATACTTAGGGAATCTTCAAGTCTGACCAAAggctcaaattttaattttaccaatgaggaaaaccaagaaaattaaatgacttgACCAAATAAATCAGCTAAATGGTGGAAAAGCCATGATTAGAACACAAGTTTCTGAACCACGTATTATATCATGACTTTTTCTGCCCTGAACCAATGTCTCCTTTTCTCTGATTATATCCATGCTATGCAATTACATTTTTGGATCAAAACTGAAGACTCTTGATTCCATCATCTGTACCGGTCACTCATGTGATATGCCATATAGTACACAACTAAACACACTATGGATTATTTGATCAAGAGCCCCCTCTCCTTTGTTTCCAAAAGCTAGGTAGAACATATACCGTGGATTTGTTTTGGTTTACTTATAAAACCAGTTATTAAAACTGAATTCTAATTCTATTTTAGAAACCAGTCAGCCTTAAACTTTGAGTATCCTTCATACACAGATTAAACAATTTACTTGTGTAACAATGAAGATGGATAGCCTAAATTTTTacaaataacatttaaaacacactagcattatttacaataattgACAAATTAATCATAGTTTCTCTTCTAGATATCTATACTCTTTAATCAGATTTTAGTAAAAGCTTATGGGAAAAGAGGCTTTAAGGAATTTAACATTTAGACTTCACTTATTTGTCTTGCCTACTCTGATGAGTATAAATTATCAGGACGTTTACTAATTGTCTATGTCCATGATGAACATTATTAACTCAATGATCTACAGAATTTTCACATAACCATCATATGTAAATGTAAAAGTTAAAGAATatgagttcattcttttttttttttaacaaaaggtaGCTTGAGTACAAAGAcataaaactaaaactaaaaactttAATCTGACTTGAGGCTTTAAATTTGAGTGGTAAGCAGTCCAAAGTAGCATAGACGAAATTTAATTCACCTGATTTAAAAGTAGAACCAATCATATACTTTTCAGAGGTAGAGCAGATAATCAATATACCTTAATGTTTCCAGTCAAATCTGAAgagtatacattaaaatatattatgaaaaatcATGTAATGATGTATAAGAATGATACAAATTGCTGTTCCTAAATCTTTATGAAGGAGACCCAATTTTTACTCTAAGCAAAGCCAGATTAAGAATATAACAAATACTGAATAATCTGGTATGTTCAAGAATTATTCTGGTAAAGACCtaattaaatatacaaataactcagGAATGCATATTCTTTGTGGATGCAGTAATTTGTATTACATGATTTAAAAGAACAGCTTCAAATCACAAGACTACTGAtatagtataaagaaaaaaacttaaggGATTTATTCCAGTTCAGAAATTTTGTTACACATATCCCTTCAACACTGTCAACAATTAagatttcttattaaaaatctGCTCTTCCCACTAATAAAAAGATCCTTAGAACATTATTTTTCAGGCTACATTTAACCAGATATACCTGTTTTTGTAAAGCCTCTCTTCTATTTAAAGAGTaattcaattaagaaataaacagtatctttctggaaaaggaaatacatactggtctaaaatatttattaaaagaagaaattagacCCCTGTTCCATGCTAGTAACACGGTATGGTTCCTATTCCTTTTGAGAccatatttcatattatttcactATATTTACTTCTGTCTTGGTTATCTGCTATTACTTCCTACTCCCTAAACCCCTCAGCTTCtaccattttagaaaaaaaaagtcaagattcTTTTATACTCCCCTATCAAACCATTCCTCAGGGAAGagattcattttgctttctttaccatctgattgGTGGGACAGCTCTTTGTTACTAGAGGACTCTAGAGCGCCCTCCAACTTCTTCTGGTGCTGAGAAAAACtaaatgtgttagtcgctcagtcgtgccggactctttgcgaccccgtggactacagcccaccaggctcctctgtccatgagattttccaggcaaggatacttgaatgggtgggttgccatttccttctccaggggatcttcccaacccagggatcgaacccgggtctcctgcactgcaggcaaattctttaccaactgaattacCAAGTACCAGGTCATAAATCTAGcatcatgttttattattttcaaattagtgctATCAAAATTCCCAAAGAACAGACTGGTCTTACATTTATTCTCATAAGGGAGAATAAACACCCCACTACCAGTAccgaaaaaaaagaaaaacttttcacTATAATTCAAGATACCCTCCATCCCTTCCAAGAAAAAGATTGTTAATAAATTAGTTACTTGGCAATGTTATCTTATCCACACACATAAAAGcccttatattttctaaaaaagttAACCAATGTTCAGTCCATACAACTTAGttcacaaaaaattttaaacaactgTGTCACCGTGAATGGTCATATTCCTGCTGATACAATTCCTGGTTTTAAGGACTTCAGGCACTTTTTGATCATTGGCCTTTCTGGAAATCTATGATAATTTCCTTGACTTAGAGCCAGGTTTTATGACTAAAGCATACCAGTGAGGCACTCTGATGAATGCATCAATATCAGTTTTTACACTAAATAACAATGTCACTCATATGATGTCAATCAAACTTTGATTACAAAATCCTTAGTAAGAGTACTTAGGCATAAGATGGTATCTAGCATGTGATTTAAACATCGACTATAAAGCCACAAGGCAAAATTATCTCCACAATTCAATAATGATAAGGAACCATAAGCTCCCAAAGAAATACAGATTCAAGTAAGGAGCTTTCACTTTTAAAGACTAAATGCAGTTAAGTTTTTTCAGAGCTCTGGGAAGCTACTTACAGGTTTTTAAAACAAAGGTAAGAGTGACAGTTTTGCCTCCCGATACACATTTACGTAATTCTCTCTCTTAAATGTCaagtaaaaaaaaacttcattaaaaaaagtatatgtatatctCATACACGTATCTATATATACAACTATACAAACAAAATCTGTGTTTATAGCACATACCAGGACACACCACTTAACACTCACAATTTATACTCTTTTATCAGCAGTCATTAGCAAACTCCACAAATAAAACTATTAACAAGACATAAAGATATCTGCCACTAGAGGATCCTTACAATCAGGTTTTCAGCGGTCTTCTGGTTGCAGTTGACAGTTCACAATCGCAGCCATTCATGAGTTCCTGGAATGTGGCCTACAGAGCTCACATTGGGCAGTTATCTATGGAAAGCGATCTGTGCTGCGTTCCTTTTCCAAAAGGGCCAGTGATATTTTGCACCTCCCCCCTTTTACCAAATAGGAGTCTGTTAAGCCTATaggtagtttaaaaaatttttgtaacttTTACTGTAGAAATGTCTATGCATTTTTTATGAATCATGTTTTCAACCACTATTATATCCTCCAGTTTACACAAAATCAACTTAAATAATCTCAACAACTGACCATTAAGCTAGAAAGATATAAAATGTTATGCTAATTAACAATATAAGGTCAACAGGCAATGTTAACTGAGAACTTCAAGACTTTTCTTACTTGGCATACAAAACCATCAGCCCCTTTAAAGATATGATAGTACATAAGGTctgattctttaaaataaatggtcTCAAAATGAGCCAATACAGATCCTTGTATTAAGTAACAGAACCAATATCACAAGATAAGAGTGTTTAATACATCAACTTAAACCACCTGAGCCTTTTTAtcttccattttccttccttttctcaaaGAAACAGACTGTTTACTAACGTCTTAATGATTTTATAAAaggcaaacatcttttaaaaaaatactttctaagGATCTGAAATTTGTCAACCTATTAATAATcactcactccaatattttgtttACATCTGAATGACTGCAAATAAAACTGTAAGAAGATTTTAATCAAAGGCAACTTAAAATCACATTAAACgtatttaatgtgatttttttagtACTATCTCAACAGCATTCATCTCAGTAATTTAacataccactggaaaaactgttaTTTAACATCAAGCATACACCTTTAAAATGTGCTCTCTTTTACAAAGgctttccattaaaaaacaaatttaaaaagacccCAAAACTATTTCTACTTAATGGATTTATTCCTTCACCAGGTATGTTGGTCCAGTGACAAAACAGTCAAATGTGTAAGATTACATCTTGGAAACTGGCATGTTATATTAGAAACCAATGAAAGACTAGCAAAAATTAGAAATGCACATTTGATAAGcaatgaagattttaaaagacTGGGTAGGGGAGGGAAGTCCACATTTAAAATAGGAGGATACACACAGGAAAACCCCAGCACTGGTTAACTGTTAAAATTGATAAGAACACTGATACAGTAGTATCCGTAATTCAGATAGTCATATACTTGGAAATAAGATTCTTGAAATTACCAACTCttttaataaagagaagaaataaatgcctCTTTGAGGTCATATCCTAAAGAATACAACCCAGAGCTCCCATTTATCAACACCTCTCTCTGCTTCATACCATATCATCACATTAAAGTTCTGGCGAATGTAACTGCAAAAAAACTGAGAGGtgtgaaggagagaaaaatacattCAATTCACAGGTGTGCATGTGTTTTTTGGGGTGCTGAGGGGCTGAGAAACCAGTcataatttcttgaagagatatgaGGTGGGGGGATGTACAACAGGAACAGAGAGGTAAGCAAATGGTTATTTACCAACCCATCAAAAAAATTGGCTTCTGGCAGCTAGAAAAGGGAAGATGCCTGCTGACTATTACCAAAGGTGAACAAATAAACTCAAGTGGCGTTTCAGGTGTGCACCTatgtgtgaaaagtgaaatgtGGCAGAAAATGTAGAGAAGGGTTTTtctgtgtggcttgtggaatcaGTCTTTACTTGGTAGCCCCATCCACATAAAATCAATCTAAATAGCTTGAGCTCACTCATGGACATGTGGTATTCTCTACGGGTTCTCAAAAGAAAGACACCCCACAAGCAAATCTCctataaaaaaaagatgaattttgaATTACAAAAAGCAGAGAGGATGAATTTCAGTGAACATTTCAAACCCACAGAAGTATGTAACAAAAATACAAGggtaattcaaaataaaaagaatgtgaaGAAACTCGGgagaaagtaagaagaaaaagttttaacAGGTCTTATTGTATTCTAGATACCAATTACTTCAGAAACCTATAAAGGTACTTCTGATCGTTTACCATGTATAAAATTAAACCTTTCTCAAAACAAAAAccccagaaaataaatttctaactgTGAACTACCTGAAACTTTCTCTGTgattttcaaatgtaatttttgGTAATaagccagttttttaaaatttgtattatacATACGACATCACATTTTCATGTGACATTTCCTCAAAACCACTTAAAATCCTTATTAAACCATAACCAAACATCAACTGTACTGGACTTGGTATGGCAATGTACCAATCTGCCCTTGAACTGTTTAAAAAGCATCCCCCCTAAACAGAGGGAACCAGCTGTTAACGTTCATATTTTTACTAAAAAATCACTCTAATTTTTAAGAACTACAGCTTTCCCTTCTGTCAAGTCTCACACCTCCCATTTCTACAGTAAAAAGATTGATGGAAAACAGGAATATCTTTCCAGTACActttctgccttaaaaaaaaaaaaaaacaaacttaaaagaaGTCACTAGGAAGCCTCCTGACCTGTCCTCTTTTATTAAAGGGCTGAAGACAGGATCTTCAAAGCCGCATCTGACATTTCATCATTCTCTCCCCACCCTTTCCAGATACACTGGAGATACCTTACATGGTTCTTTCTCTATTACAGGGCCTCCTTGTTTTCCAGAATGGGAAAGTCTTAACTGATTTTATGTCTCAGCCTCAAAACTCACACTGACAAAACACAATGCCATTAGGTGTTCAAGTGTGATCGACATCTAATAAAGGGACAATCCTACGGGTATAACCTACTAGCTACCACTTACAAATCGAGAAGATTAAACTAATAGCCACCCTTTCGAATCAACAATGTTGCATTACTACCCACTTTGGTGCTTTTAAACAACTGTGACATCAATTCTATCATTTTTACATCAGTAATCTAAAACGAATGTCTTTTCAAGAACCGataaatcaattttattaaataCAGACTATCGTTTATATTTAGAAATGTTAAGGTcctcaaagtggaaaaaaaaaaaaacccaaaaaactctcCCACAGTTGCATCCCAAACTAAAACGTTTGGTCAAGCATTCCcatcaaatatttcaaataagaTTTCCATACCTGTCTTCATCACCATCAACAGGAATAGCTATGCTGAATACAGAGGTGGCGAGACTGTTCATAGGTGTTAACTGAAGGGGGTTTGCCAGGGCATCTGCAACAGGAGGCTTCACAACAGGCTTATTTTCAGCAATGAGAGAAAGTGGTGGTTGAGGTAGGGGTTCTGATTTTCTTCTAGTATCGTCAACTTGCCCGACTAAAGGCTGGGTCTGAGTCTGAAACTGGCTCAGGTCAGACTGCGGTAGACTCGTCGGGGCACTGGCTGTGCCGGGCGCTAAGGGCAGCCCCACGTGCTGGATGCTGCTGCCGCTCCTGCTGACCGGAGGCTGGCTGCAAAGCTGCGGCGCCTGGCCCAGGGGCGCGGGGACATTTGGCATAGTAACAGAAGTGGTCGACACACTAGGCACGCTGGGAGCGGGCGCGGCTGCAGGCACGTTGGCAACTCCGGGCACCACGGCGAGAGGGCCGCCGGGCACGACCGACGGCGCGCCGCTGCCACCCATCTGCGGCGGAGGCGCGGCCTGCGGCTGCCCGACCCCAGCGGGAACCAGGCCCGACGGCGCCGTGCCTCCCACTGCAGCCGGGGGCACTCCGGCCGGCTGACCGGGCGCGGGGCCCGGCCCAGGGGCCACCGCTTCTCCGGGCAAGGAGGGCGCACCCATCATCTGCGCGCCAGCGGAGGCGGCGTTCTGGCCGGTGCCCGCGGGGAGACCCGCTGCTGCGCCCGCGGAAGAGGGCTGCGCAGGGCTGGGCGGCTGCAGGCCGGCCACGTGCGGCTGCAGGTACTCACTCTGGCCGGCGGGCGGGACAGGCAGCAGATGGCCCGGCGGCATCGGAGGCTGAGGATACGCGAACTGCTGGGGCGGGGGCGCGGTGGCAGCGCCCACGGCCAGGCCGGGCTGCGCCAGGGTTACATTCGTCAGCGGCAGGCCCTGTCCGTTGGGCCCCGGGGGCCCGGCGCCCTGGGCCTGGCTGGGCGGCGGGGCTGCCAACCTCTGCGGCGGCACGGCCGCGGCTCCCGGGAACAGCGGCAACGAAGCCGAACTTGGAGCCACAGCCCCACCTACGGGCGGAGGCGGCGGCTGCGGCTGCCCAACGCCAAAACTCtgcggcggggccggggcgggttGGCTCATTTTCTCCGACGGGGGTAGCTGTGACACAGCAGTCAAGGAGCTGTCAGTTCCCGAGTCGGGCCCGTGCGCGCCCGGCATGgaggccaccaccaccaccaccgacCCTCCGGTGGCGCCCAGGCCGCTGTCCCGCTCCGCAGTCTGGTCAAAAGTATTGCTGTGCCTAATGCAATCCCCGGACCGGGTCAGGACGCTGCTATCGGAATCCCGCTCATAGTATTCCATGCACGTCCATCGGCCGCGTCTGTAAGGCTCCCCGCTGCCGTGGTCCAGCTTGATCACGCGAAAACGCGAACTACAAGTGGTGGGGGGCTGTGATGAGGCGGCAGCTCCTGGCGTGGCGGACGGGCCCGTGACCGGGGGAGCGCCGGGGGCCCCTGAGGAGGGGACTGAGGTGGAGGCCGGCGACACGGTGCTGGGCAGCACCCCGGCCACGCTCCGGGCCGAAACGGCTCCTCCTCCGTTGGCCGGAGCGGCTGTCGCGGCCGCCAGCTGTCCGTCCAGGAGGAGGTTGGGGGAGACGGTCCCGGGAGTCTCCGCATCCCCAACATTGTTGAGCGTCTCTTCGGAGGAGCTGCGCTCGCAGACCTCCTCGGGGCCGTAATCCGTGGCCCGAGAAACGTCGAATATCTCGGAAGAAACGTCCTCTGTGCGTGACTCATCCGGGTCGTCCAGGCTTTCGGTGTCCTCGGTGATGCTAGTAGCCACCTGGGCCGTGGTGACACTGGTGATCTGGAAGCAGCTCTTCTTCTTGGCCGGCATCTTGGACATGGTGAGGAAGGCTGGAGGGCAGAGAGGCACGCCGGCTCCTCCGCGATCTTACCGGAAACCAGGAAGGGCAGAACACTGGCCCCCAAAGACAAAAGTCCGCGTCCGTGCAGGGGTCTGAGGCCCGTCGCTGTTAAGAGTCACGGGCTGATCCGGGCGCCGGCCGCTCCGTGAGACATCCTCCTCCCGTTTCCTTATCGGAGTCGGTCTCTTCGGCTCTGGCCCGGTCTCACTCGTGCGGCggctcctccttccttcttgccTCCCGCAGTCGCGGCGCCTCAATTCAATCCCCCCAGTGGCGGCGAGAGCACGATCCCAGGGGCGGGTCAGCTGCTTCCTCCTCGCGTCTTCGGGCCGCCGTGGTCAATCCAGCTCGGCGCGGTCAGCAGGCCtaggctgggggtgggagtgggagggcgaaggggaggcggcggcggcgtgAGGGGCGGTGCTGCCCCGCTCCGACTCTTCGAACCAGTGCCGGCGTCAGCTCCGGGCTCTCGGACGCCGAGGAAAGCAGGAGTAGGAGTGGCGAGTCCGGAGCCAGGGATTCCTGATTCAGCCAGGAGCCGCGGGCGGGTGGCGAGCTTCGGCACGGGCGGGCGGCCCTCCCTCCCCGGCTCTAGCCGGAGCTCAGCCCCAGGGACATGTCGACTGTCTCAGGCGGAAACCTGCTCCGGGGGAGGGGAAAGCCGGCTCGGTCCTCCCCTATACAGGGGGAGCCACCCCCGCGGGCGGGCGGTGGCGGCGGTCTCGGCCTTCCCCTCGCGGCTCCTGAGAGTGAGGGGCGGCGGCCGGCAGGCCGGCTAGCGACGGCGCGCCGGCTGTGTGAGGTAGCTGCGGTGGCTTCTTCGATTCTTCCTCGGTGCGCCCGGTTCGCAGGCCCTGGAGAAACTGAAATTCAAACTGCTGAAGCGGCGGCTGCAGCTCCCTCCCCTCGGCCAAGATGGGGCTGAAATGGCCGCGCCAGGGATGCTGGGAGGAGCAGCAgccccgctgccgccgccgctgccgacTAAAATGCCGCCGCTGCCGCAGCCACCGCCagcgccgcagccgccgccgttCCGTGACGCACCGGCGTCGTGACGTCACCGCCCCGCCCCTCCGGTTTCCTGCAGCGTTTCGCGTGGAggctgggggggggggtagtAGGCGGGGCTAAAGGTTAAAAACGGGGAgcggttttttttttcaatttaaaattttttttaaatttaaattttgccCTGTAGGTCTTTAAGAGTTGAAGAACTAAAGACTCTTAAATTCCAACTCGAGGAAAACTTACAGCCGCGTCAATTGAAGGTTTTTTTTATCGTTTTATTCCGAGACATTGGAAGACTGGAGGTCATGTGCTTGCTATGTCTAATGTTTAGCAAAATCTTAGTGAAAGCAGGCGATAGGAATGGAGGTTGGGGGATTTAGCTAGGATAAAGAGGGAGACGGCTGGAGGAACCGAATCACTTATAAAAAGCCTTTCCTGAAAATGAATGATATCCACTATAGTCAGAAGAGTGAAATGTTGAGAGAAATGGGGACGATTAACCAAGAATAGCAAGCCAGACTGAGTCAGCCAGAAATTTTGTCTCCAACAATGGCATCAGGAGATGGTTACTTGCCCAGGATGaggtcagtttaaaaaaagattagaGGTTACCAACATATTCCTAATTTTCCTGAGTTTGTTTTGATTCCAGAATCGAAGAGTTCGTTTAAACATCTTGAGACTGTTTTTACTTTCAGCATGAAATCAGCTTATGGGCTCCATAAATGTAGAACCTACTGCGTTAAATAGTTGtagttctttcttttatttattctgaaaCTCTTAGTTAGAGCCAGAGTGTTAGATGGTTTGGATTGGGCCATGAACAATCAGAGCAAGTTAGCACTCTTTCCTGTCCAGAAAGCAGCTATGCAAGTACTGGAGAACTTTATTTAACTAACCATAATTTAGTTACTCTCTGGCAAAAGAAAATGgtaatgtcattcttttaaatagttaaaaaaaaaaaaaaaaagaggaaggtggCTCTTTGACACATCGTTTAGGTAAAATCTAAAGTGTCTTGATGGAATTCAAAGTTTAATATCTATTACAGCTTTAGCACTCATATCATGACTGACATAAATCAAGGTAATCATTGTATTCAGTTCTCTAATCTTTgaagaatagaaatatttttatcccAAAGGAtcttttgataatttaaaatttcagagaACTTTTTAGGTCATTAGTTGAAAATAATATACAAGGATACATCTACATCATTAAACTTTAGGAGAAATTATATATTGCGAATACAAGTGACTGAGGTCAGGATGTGAAATAAGACCACATAATAAAATCCCTACTTCTTAAGGGGGTGGGAGAGAGTAAAGGAACCAAGGGTAACATGCTGCTGCTATTGTGGCAAAGATAGTTAATGGAATGTTTCATTACTAAATCTGTAATTTCAGTAGTTGTTAGAGTTTCCCATCAATAAGTTAGATCAACTGGTTGCATCAAATGTGAGTTTATAAAAACTTACCTTCATTTTGGATTGATTTACTAGATTGTTAAAAGTAATGATCAATGGGTGATATTGCATGTGCAGCTTTTGGAAAAGTAAATATTGTATGCCTGCTTGTCCTATTATGTTATATTAtcaacttcatatatatatatgtgtgtgtattagttcagttcagtcactcagtcatgtccaactctttgcaacaccatggactgcagcatgccaggcctccccgtccatcaccaacttctggagcttactcagactcatggccattgagttagtgatgccgtcccaccatctcatcctctgtcatccccttctcctctcgccttcaatctttcccagcatcagggtcttttcaaatgagtcagttctttgcatcaggtggccaaagtattggagtttcagtttcagcatcagtccttccaatgaacactctgtactgatctcctttaggatggactggttggatctccttacagtccaagggactctcaagagtcttctccaacaccacagttcaaaagcatcaattcttcagcgctcagctttctttaaaggcCAACTTGCCcatcatccatacatgactactgtaaaaaccatagccttgactagacagacctttcttggcaatgtaatgtctctgctttttaatatgctgtctaggttggtcataactttccttccaaggagtaagtgtcttttaatttcatggctgcaatcaccatctgcagtgattttggagcccagaaaaataaagtcagccactgtttccactgtttccccatctatttgccatgaagtgatgggactggatgccatgatcttaattttctgaatgttgagctttaagccaactttttcatgctcctctttgactttcatcaagaggctctttagttcctcttccctttctgccataagggtggtgtcatctgcatatctgaggttattgatatttctccccagcaatcttgattccagcttgtgctttatccagcccagcatttctcatgatgtacaagacggtaaagcatctgcccacaatgcaggagacctgggttcgatccccaggtcaggaagatcccctggagaaggaaatggcaacccactccagtactcttgcctagaaaattccatggatggaggagcctggtgggctacagtccatggggtcgcaaagagtcggacacgactgagcgactttttacttcacttcacactgcatataagttaaataagcagggtgacaatatacagccttgacatactccttttcctatttgaaccagtctgttgttccatgtccagttctaactgttgcttcctgacctgcatacagatttctc includes these proteins:
- the TSC22D2 gene encoding TSC22 domain family protein 2 isoform X4, which gives rise to MSKMPAKKKSCFQITSVTTAQVATSITEDTESLDDPDESRTEDVSSEIFDVSRATDYGPEEVCERSSSEETLNNVGDAETPGTVSPNLLLDGQLAAATAAPANGGGAVSARSVAGVLPSTVSPASTSVPSSGAPGAPPVTGPSATPGAAASSQPPTTCSSRFRVIKLDHGSGEPYRRGRWTCMEYYERDSDSSVLTRSGDCIRHSNTFDQTAERDSGLGATGGSVVVVVASMPGAHGPDSGTDSSLTAVSQLPPSEKMSQPAPAPPQSFGVGQPQPPPPPVGGAVAPSSASLPLFPGAAAVPPQRLAAPPPSQAQGAGPPGPNGQGLPLTNVTLAQPGLAVGAATAPPPQQFAYPQPPMPPGHLLPVPPAGQSEYLQPHVAGLQPPSPAQPSSAGAAAGLPAGTGQNAASAGAQMMGAPSLPGEAVAPGPGPAPGQPAGVPPAAVGGTAPSGLVPAGVGQPQAAPPPQMGGSGAPSVVPGGPLAVVPGVANVPAAAPAPSVPSVSTTSVTMPNVPAPLGQAPQLCSQPPVSRSGSSIQHVGLPLAPGTASAPTSLPQSDLSQFQTQTQPLVGQVDDTRRKSEPLPQPPLSLIAENKPVVKPPVADALANPLQLTPMNSLATSVFSIAIPVDGDEDRNPSTAFYQAFHLNTVQESKNLWDRS
- the TSC22D2 gene encoding TSC22 domain family protein 2 isoform X2, whose product is MSKMPAKKKSCFQITSVTTAQVATSITEDTESLDDPDESRTEDVSSEIFDVSRATDYGPEEVCERSSSEETLNNVGDAETPGTVSPNLLLDGQLAAATAAPANGGGAVSARSVAGVLPSTVSPASTSVPSSGAPGAPPVTGPSATPGAAASSQPPTTCSSRFRVIKLDHGSGEPYRRGRWTCMEYYERDSDSSVLTRSGDCIRHSNTFDQTAERDSGLGATGGSVVVVVASMPGAHGPDSGTDSSLTAVSQLPPSEKMSQPAPAPPQSFGVGQPQPPPPPVGGAVAPSSASLPLFPGAAAVPPQRLAAPPPSQAQGAGPPGPNGQGLPLTNVTLAQPGLAVGAATAPPPQQFAYPQPPMPPGHLLPVPPAGQSEYLQPHVAGLQPPSPAQPSSAGAAAGLPAGTGQNAASAGAQMMGAPSLPGEAVAPGPGPAPGQPAGVPPAAVGGTAPSGLVPAGVGQPQAAPPPQMGGSGAPSVVPGGPLAVVPGVANVPAAAPAPSVPSVSTTSVTMPNVPAPLGQAPQLCSQPPVSRSGSSIQHVGLPLAPGTASAPTSLPQSDLSQFQTQTQPLVGQVDDTRRKSEPLPQPPLSLIAENKPVVKPPVADALANPLQLTPMNSLATSVFSIAIPVDGDEDSASGGGGVAIDNKIEQAMDLVKSHLMYAVREEVEVLKEQIKELVERNSLLERENALLKSLSNSDQLSQLPAQQASPSSTSQPQAVIAQPPQPAPPPQQPNVSSA